A part of Thermocrinis albus DSM 14484 genomic DNA contains:
- the mdh gene encoding malate dehydrogenase, translated as MKMRKVVSVVGAGNVGEHTASLLAIRGLVDVRMFDLPKRDGERLIEPVKGKALDIQQMLSALNIDGRVEGYTVSPEGDGYEALEGSDIVIITAGFPRRPGMSREDLLDKNIGVLQVITSKIKQYAKDAIVIVVTNPVDLMTYAAYRMLGFPKERVIGMAGVLDSARFKTFISREIKVSPQDIHAYVIGGHGDEMVPLISISNVGGIPLKDMLSKEKLNELIKRTQFGGGEIVDLMGTSAYHAPAASIVEMVEAIVTDNKRILPCSVYLEGETGEYYGVEGFCVGVPVKLGNCGVEDIIKIPMLPEEREMWQRSVESVRRNVKTVEELLNARSAV; from the coding sequence ATGAAGATGAGGAAGGTAGTCTCCGTTGTAGGAGCAGGCAACGTAGGAGAACACACCGCCAGCTTACTGGCCATCAGAGGTCTGGTGGATGTTCGTATGTTTGATTTACCTAAAAGGGATGGGGAGAGGCTTATAGAACCCGTGAAAGGTAAAGCCCTGGATATACAGCAGATGCTCTCGGCTCTCAACATAGACGGTAGAGTGGAAGGATACACAGTAAGCCCAGAAGGAGATGGCTACGAAGCCTTAGAGGGGAGTGATATAGTAATCATAACAGCCGGCTTTCCCAGAAGGCCGGGGATGTCCCGTGAGGACCTGTTAGATAAAAACATAGGGGTTCTCCAGGTAATAACCAGCAAGATAAAGCAGTATGCGAAGGATGCCATTGTCATAGTAGTGACAAACCCTGTGGATCTTATGACATACGCCGCTTACAGAATGCTGGGGTTCCCAAAGGAGAGGGTTATAGGAATGGCAGGTGTGCTGGACTCTGCTCGTTTCAAGACCTTCATATCAAGAGAGATAAAGGTGTCGCCCCAAGACATTCACGCTTATGTGATAGGTGGGCACGGTGATGAGATGGTACCTCTCATATCTATATCCAACGTAGGTGGTATACCCTTAAAGGACATGTTGAGCAAGGAAAAACTCAACGAGCTTATAAAACGCACCCAGTTCGGGGGAGGTGAGATAGTGGATCTTATGGGTACATCTGCGTACCATGCGCCCGCTGCCTCCATAGTGGAGATGGTGGAAGCCATAGTGACCGATAACAAGAGAATACTTCCGTGTTCCGTATACCTGGAAGGTGAGACAGGTGAGTATTACGGTGTGGAAGGTTTCTGCGTGGGTGTCCCGGTAAAACTTGGCAACTGCGGTGTGGAGGATATAATTAAGATTCCTATGCTACCGGAAGAAAGAGAGATGTGGCAGAGATCTGTTGAGTCGGTCAGAAGAAACGTGAAAACGGTGGAGGAATTACTCAATGCGAGAAGTGCGGTATGA
- a CDS encoding GGDEF domain-containing protein, protein MRKLRQKHEEYAVESILAELRENLWLKELDEGKREKILKLVERLLTLLFTKENVHRRAFNTLGRKFLLLAVPDTFLTDLYTWLRDLHVVEDTSRLDTAFSEMLKPYVKVLVMDEDLGKTEGIQILSLLAQLKEIHVKHFKDTVLALMEGRVPNVEIKAEPCPFERLLTEKIPSYLLNSDPFRRILLVHRMYHTALERTVSSKLRQPDQLYNSIKEMDNYSKTLLHLIQEEMLAVLSGFVIKDPLTGLYSRQYLEDYLNKEMSRVKRHKLVISLLFIDLDDFKWVNDTYGHMVGDVVLKSFASLLKENLRSGDIPVRYGGDEFVVILPHTSAEGAMVVAERIRRAVENHVFEAHNVSIKLTVSIGVTPLKEEDDVTSFLERADRAMYCAKREGKNRVVLLND, encoded by the coding sequence ATGAGGAAACTGAGACAGAAGCACGAAGAGTATGCGGTGGAGAGCATACTGGCAGAACTGAGGGAGAACTTATGGCTGAAGGAACTGGATGAAGGGAAGAGGGAGAAGATCCTCAAGCTGGTGGAACGTCTCCTCACCCTTCTCTTCACCAAAGAAAACGTTCACAGAAGGGCTTTCAATACCTTAGGGAGGAAATTCTTACTGCTGGCGGTTCCCGACACCTTTCTCACGGATCTGTATACCTGGCTACGTGATCTACATGTGGTGGAAGATACGTCCCGCTTGGACACCGCCTTTTCTGAGATGCTAAAACCTTACGTGAAGGTTCTCGTAATGGATGAGGATCTGGGAAAAACTGAGGGTATACAAATTCTGAGCCTCCTGGCTCAACTGAAGGAGATACATGTTAAGCACTTTAAGGACACCGTTCTGGCACTCATGGAGGGTAGAGTACCTAACGTAGAGATAAAAGCAGAGCCCTGTCCCTTTGAGAGGCTTCTCACAGAAAAGATTCCTTCGTATCTTCTCAACAGCGACCCCTTTAGGAGGATCCTTCTTGTACACCGTATGTACCACACGGCGCTGGAGCGCACCGTTTCTTCAAAACTCCGGCAGCCGGATCAACTCTACAACAGTATAAAGGAGATGGATAACTACTCCAAGACTCTTCTCCATCTCATCCAGGAGGAGATGCTGGCAGTCTTATCGGGTTTTGTCATAAAGGATCCTCTCACAGGGCTTTATAGCAGGCAGTATCTAGAGGATTACCTCAACAAAGAGATGAGCAGAGTAAAGAGACACAAACTGGTGATAAGCTTACTCTTCATAGATTTAGACGATTTTAAATGGGTGAACGATACTTACGGGCACATGGTGGGTGATGTGGTCTTAAAGTCCTTTGCCTCCCTTTTGAAGGAAAATCTACGCAGTGGTGATATACCTGTGAGGTATGGTGGGGATGAGTTTGTGGTGATCCTTCCTCACACATCCGCAGAAGGGGCTATGGTGGTGGCGGAGAGGATAAGAAGAGCTGTGGAGAATCATGTTTTTGAGGCTCACAACGTGTCCATTAAACTGACGGTGAGTATAGGTGTTACGCCACTGAAGGAGGAGGATGACGTAACCTCCTTCCTGGAGAGGGCAGACAGGGCCATGTACTGTGCCAAAAGGGAAGGAAAAAACAGGGTTGTACTGCTGAATGATTGA
- the argB gene encoding acetylglutamate kinase, whose protein sequence is MEELIYRAKILQSALPYIREFYGKVFVIKYGGSAMVEEGLRDSFARDVVLLSYVGIKVVVVHGGGPQISKTLEKMGIKPHFVGGMRKTDQETMHVVEMVLSGDINKDIVALINTHSGKKVYAVGLSGRDGQLIKARKLDKVRYFRELGLEPPEEDLGFVGEVEEVNVELLRTLLEKGYIPVIAPVGVGDEGEAYNINADLVACEVAAALKAEKIIFMTDTEGIKDAEGRVIPTLTPDEAYRLIKEGVIKGGMLPKVKSALRSLAMGVRKVHIIDGRVPHAILLEVFTDEGIGTEVVSTLSPQDTEPSVRI, encoded by the coding sequence GTGGAGGAACTAATATACCGTGCCAAGATACTTCAGTCCGCTTTACCTTACATAAGGGAGTTTTACGGAAAAGTATTCGTCATCAAGTACGGTGGTTCAGCTATGGTGGAGGAGGGTTTGAGGGACAGTTTTGCCAGGGATGTAGTGCTCCTGAGTTACGTAGGTATAAAGGTGGTGGTTGTTCATGGTGGAGGTCCTCAGATCAGCAAAACCTTGGAAAAGATGGGTATAAAGCCTCACTTCGTAGGGGGTATGAGAAAGACGGATCAAGAAACCATGCACGTGGTGGAGATGGTCCTGTCTGGAGACATCAACAAGGACATAGTGGCTCTCATCAACACCCACAGTGGTAAAAAAGTTTATGCGGTGGGTCTTTCCGGTAGGGACGGACAGCTCATAAAAGCCAGAAAACTGGATAAAGTGAGGTACTTCAGGGAGTTGGGTCTTGAGCCACCGGAGGAAGACCTAGGTTTTGTAGGGGAGGTGGAAGAGGTGAATGTAGAGCTCCTTAGGACTTTGCTGGAGAAAGGTTACATACCTGTGATAGCTCCGGTGGGGGTAGGGGATGAAGGGGAAGCCTACAACATAAACGCCGATTTAGTAGCCTGTGAAGTGGCAGCTGCCTTAAAAGCCGAAAAGATAATCTTTATGACAGATACAGAGGGGATAAAGGACGCAGAGGGTCGCGTGATTCCAACACTAACGCCGGACGAAGCATACCGCCTGATAAAAGAGGGTGTCATAAAGGGTGGCATGCTTCCTAAGGTAAAGAGTGCTCTAAGATCGTTGGCTATGGGTGTGAGGAAGGTCCACATCATAGACGGGAGGGTACCTCACGCCATCCTTCTGGAAGTTTTCACCGACGAAGGCATAGGGACAGAAGTGGTTTCTACTCTATCTCCACAGGATACTGAGCCTTCTGTAAGGATCTGA
- a CDS encoding nicotinate phosphoribosyltransferase, translating to MIHHVGLATDLYELTMAQSYLEHGKTGRAVFSLFVRKLPERRNFLVSAGLETLMGLLEKFRFGDTELRYLRSLGIFKDWFLDYLREYDPFRCQFYALPEGTIFFHNEPVLQVEGSLPDAQILETLVMNVIHFETLVASKAVRSYLVAGGKVLIDFGLRRSHSPLAGLLAARASYLAGFMGTSNLQAGMLYGIPVLGTMAHSFVMVFEDEEEAFRAFAESFPDRTVLLIDTYDTLEGAKKAIKLMKEGIKVVGVRIDSGDIAQLCWEVRDLLDREGFSHVKIVVSGGVDEEDIERWVSQNVPIDILGVGTKMVVSADAPYLDIAYKLVEYEGKPKFKLSPGKATFPYKRQIVREKEGGFFVKDRVIRYTEEGLVQKVRLPVPSLKEARERLMEQLSQLPPALRSLQKAQYPVEIE from the coding sequence ATGATCCATCACGTCGGGCTGGCAACGGATCTTTACGAACTTACCATGGCACAAAGCTATCTGGAACATGGTAAAACAGGTAGGGCCGTTTTTAGCCTCTTTGTGAGGAAACTTCCCGAAAGGAGGAACTTTCTCGTTTCTGCAGGACTTGAAACCCTCATGGGTCTTTTGGAAAAGTTCCGATTTGGAGACACTGAGCTACGATATCTTAGATCTTTGGGTATCTTCAAAGACTGGTTTCTTGATTACCTTAGGGAGTACGATCCCTTCAGGTGCCAGTTTTACGCCTTGCCGGAAGGGACCATCTTCTTCCACAACGAACCAGTACTGCAGGTGGAAGGGTCTCTTCCCGATGCTCAGATACTGGAGACTCTCGTCATGAACGTCATTCACTTTGAGACACTGGTGGCCTCTAAAGCGGTAAGGAGTTATCTTGTAGCAGGTGGGAAGGTTCTCATAGACTTTGGTCTTCGTAGATCCCACTCGCCTCTAGCGGGACTTTTGGCAGCTAGAGCCTCTTATTTGGCAGGTTTTATGGGAACTTCCAACCTCCAGGCAGGTATGCTGTACGGCATTCCGGTGTTGGGTACCATGGCTCATTCTTTCGTTATGGTTTTTGAGGATGAGGAAGAGGCTTTTAGAGCCTTTGCAGAAAGTTTCCCCGATAGGACAGTTTTACTTATAGACACCTACGACACATTAGAAGGTGCCAAAAAGGCGATAAAGCTTATGAAAGAGGGGATAAAAGTAGTGGGTGTGAGGATAGACAGTGGAGACATAGCCCAGCTGTGTTGGGAGGTGAGAGATCTGTTGGACAGGGAAGGTTTTTCTCACGTGAAGATAGTGGTAAGTGGCGGTGTAGATGAGGAAGATATAGAGCGATGGGTTTCCCAAAATGTACCCATAGACATTTTGGGGGTGGGTACCAAAATGGTGGTGTCTGCCGATGCGCCTTATCTAGATATAGCCTATAAGCTGGTAGAGTACGAAGGAAAACCCAAGTTTAAGCTGAGTCCCGGGAAGGCCACCTTTCCCTACAAAAGACAGATAGTGCGGGAGAAGGAAGGTGGGTTCTTCGTAAAGGACAGGGTGATAAGGTACACAGAAGAGGGTCTTGTACAGAAGGTAAGACTTCCTGTACCTTCCCTAAAGGAAGCTCGTGAGAGACTTATGGAACAACTTTCCCAGCTTCCACCTGCCCTCAGATCCTTACAGAAGGCTCAGTATCCTGTGGAGATAGAGTAG
- the infC gene encoding translation initiation factor IF-3 translates to MQNYRINRQIRAKEVRLIDETGKQIGIVPLQEALKIAEERGLDLVEVAPNANPPVCKLLDYGKFLYELRKKEKEARKKQKEHSMEVKDIMMNPRIDEHDLKVKLKHMREFLEDGDKVRVRIRFRGRENLHPELGDRLVQRILEELSDVSQLESPPKKEGNFLSFALLPKKK, encoded by the coding sequence ATGCAAAACTACAGGATAAACAGACAGATAAGGGCAAAGGAGGTTAGGCTTATCGATGAGACGGGAAAGCAGATAGGCATAGTACCGTTGCAAGAGGCTCTGAAGATAGCGGAAGAGAGGGGGTTGGATCTGGTGGAAGTGGCTCCAAATGCTAACCCTCCCGTATGCAAACTGCTGGACTACGGTAAGTTTCTTTACGAACTTAGAAAGAAAGAGAAAGAGGCTCGTAAGAAACAGAAAGAACACTCTATGGAAGTGAAGGATATTATGATGAACCCGCGCATAGATGAACATGACCTTAAGGTGAAGCTAAAACACATGAGGGAGTTCCTCGAGGACGGAGATAAGGTGAGGGTGAGGATAAGGTTCAGGGGTAGGGAAAATTTACACCCCGAACTGGGAGATCGTCTGGTACAGAGAATACTGGAAGAACTCTCCGACGTGAGTCAGCTGGAATCTCCTCCCAAGAAGGAGGGAAACTTTCTGTCCTTCGCTTTACTTCCCAAGAAAAAGTAA
- a CDS encoding RsmD family RNA methyltransferase, protein MSNLLSNRRYIIIHFMKKSTGKSRLRPTSSLVKQAVFNILGDIREKLFLDLFAGTGQIGMTALERGARVIFVEKNQKLAEIIKGKVGKNVYKMDALQFLIGMNEEADIIFADPPYDYKNYEKLIELSIKKLKPGGIFILEHRKDKNFGAHEVRRYGDTVLSIWRKEHDEGGLSGNF, encoded by the coding sequence ATGTCAAACCTCCTTTCAAACAGAAGATACATTATAATACACTTTATGAAAAAATCAACAGGTAAAAGCCGCCTCAGACCCACTTCCTCCCTCGTAAAACAGGCTGTCTTTAACATACTGGGGGATATAAGGGAGAAGCTTTTCTTGGATTTGTTTGCAGGTACAGGTCAGATAGGTATGACGGCTTTGGAGAGGGGTGCAAGGGTTATTTTTGTGGAAAAAAATCAGAAACTTGCCGAAATTATAAAGGGAAAGGTTGGGAAAAATGTCTACAAAATGGATGCACTACAGTTCCTAATCGGTATGAATGAGGAGGCTGATATAATATTTGCAGATCCACCTTATGACTACAAAAATTACGAAAAACTCATAGAATTATCCATAAAAAAGCTGAAACCTGGGGGCATCTTTATATTGGAGCACAGAAAAGACAAAAACTTCGGTGCCCATGAGGTAAGAAGGTACGGGGATACCGTACTCTCCATATGGAGGAAGGAACATGACGAAGGTGGTTTATCCGGGAACTTTTGA
- the coaD gene encoding pantetheine-phosphate adenylyltransferase, producing the protein MTKVVYPGTFDPPHLGHLDIVRRSCAVFDEVIVAVAKSPRKNLLFSVEERVDMFAKMVEDLPNVKVRWFEGLLVDFMRRENIRLIVRGVRLFTDFEYELQIALNNFKLAGVETVFMMPSQEYIHISSTIVRDIASYCGCVSGLVHPYVEVKLREKFNCP; encoded by the coding sequence ATGACGAAGGTGGTTTATCCGGGAACTTTTGACCCTCCCCATCTGGGACACTTGGATATAGTAAGAAGAAGCTGCGCAGTGTTCGACGAGGTGATAGTGGCGGTGGCCAAAAGCCCTCGCAAGAACCTCCTCTTTTCGGTAGAGGAGCGAGTGGATATGTTCGCCAAGATGGTGGAAGATCTTCCCAACGTAAAGGTAAGGTGGTTTGAGGGTCTTCTGGTAGACTTCATGAGAAGGGAGAACATAAGGCTCATCGTGCGAGGCGTCAGACTTTTTACAGACTTTGAGTACGAACTTCAGATAGCCCTAAACAACTTCAAACTGGCCGGTGTAGAGACGGTATTCATGATGCCATCTCAAGAGTACATCCATATAAGTTCCACCATCGTGAGGGACATAGCTTCTTACTGCGGTTGTGTGTCAGGCCTAGTACATCCTTATGTGGAGGTGAAACTTCGTGAAAAGTTCAACTGTCCCTAA
- a CDS encoding glycine cleavage system protein H → MEYRGCKIPEDLYYDIENQVWYKLEEDGTVRVGATDVGQTRAGRMVNVRIKPPGKHVPKGKPIASLESGKWTGPIPAVIEGEVVERNEKLFDQPDLINDDPYGEGWIARIKPVNLERDLKDLLTGQEAVRAMKEYIDREGVECKG, encoded by the coding sequence ATGGAATACAGAGGGTGTAAGATACCGGAAGACCTTTACTATGACATAGAAAACCAGGTTTGGTATAAGCTGGAGGAAGATGGCACCGTAAGGGTTGGTGCCACCGACGTGGGACAGACACGAGCCGGTAGGATGGTGAACGTACGTATAAAGCCTCCCGGTAAACATGTTCCGAAAGGAAAACCTATAGCTTCTCTGGAAAGTGGTAAATGGACAGGTCCTATACCCGCCGTCATAGAGGGTGAGGTGGTGGAACGGAACGAGAAACTCTTCGATCAGCCGGATCTCATAAACGATGACCCATACGGAGAGGGCTGGATCGCCAGAATAAAACCGGTCAATTTGGAAAGGGATCTTAAGGATCTCCTCACAGGACAGGAAGCGGTAAGGGCCATGAAGGAGTACATAGACAGGGAAGGTGTGGAGTGTAAAGGTTAG
- a CDS encoding aconitate hydratase yields the protein MAKGTVAYKILQQHLVSGRLVPGEEIAIKIDQTLTQDATGTMAYLQLEAMGIDRVKTELSVSYIDHNMLQTDYKNPDDHKYLMTVAKRYGIYLSKPGNGICHQVHLERFAKPGKTLLGSDSHTPTAGGIGMLAIGAGGLDVAAAMAGEPFYMKMPKIVGVHLKGKLPPWVTAKDIILELLRRLTVKGGLGKIFEYFGEGIRELSVPERATITNMGAELGATTSIFPSDDITRAYLRAQGREEDWIELLPDPDAQYDEVIELDLSSLEPLIACPHSPDNVVPVREVEGIKVDQVVIGSCTNSSFVDLTRAAKLLEGRKVHPDVVFAVAPGSKQALELITQNGALLSFLKAGARILETACGPCIGMGFAPPSGGVSVRSFNRNFEGRSGTPDAKVYLASPEVCVACAIAGEIIDPRKLAQKEKITWVKVEMPERFPYGDEAIIEPLPEEEAKKVEIYRGPNIKPLPQFDPLPETLEAEVSLIVGDNITTDHIMPAGAKILPLRSNIYAISEYVYHYVDPEFVARAKKIRDEKKKFSVIIGGENYGQGSSREHAALAPRFLGVRVVIAKSFARIHHANLVNFGILPLEFVDKEDYNKFSLGDEIYIPELYESLNSGKELVVINKTTGHEILCRYNLTPKQVSVLMAGGLLNWIKNKQGVKV from the coding sequence ATGGCTAAAGGTACTGTAGCTTACAAGATACTACAGCAGCATCTGGTCAGCGGCAGGTTAGTGCCAGGAGAGGAGATAGCCATAAAGATAGATCAGACTCTCACTCAGGACGCTACCGGTACCATGGCTTACCTTCAACTGGAAGCCATGGGAATAGACAGAGTCAAGACGGAACTTTCCGTAAGTTACATAGATCACAACATGTTGCAGACCGACTACAAGAACCCAGATGACCACAAGTATCTCATGACGGTGGCTAAAAGGTACGGTATATACCTCTCCAAACCCGGTAACGGCATATGCCACCAGGTACACCTGGAAAGGTTTGCAAAACCAGGAAAAACATTGTTGGGATCCGATTCCCATACTCCCACAGCGGGTGGTATAGGTATGCTGGCCATAGGGGCGGGAGGACTGGACGTAGCAGCCGCTATGGCGGGAGAACCCTTTTATATGAAGATGCCCAAGATAGTGGGTGTACATCTGAAGGGGAAGCTACCTCCGTGGGTAACTGCTAAGGATATCATCTTGGAACTTCTCAGAAGGCTAACCGTGAAGGGTGGTCTGGGTAAAATCTTCGAGTACTTCGGTGAAGGTATAAGGGAACTATCGGTGCCCGAGAGGGCCACCATCACCAATATGGGAGCAGAACTGGGAGCTACCACCTCCATCTTTCCCTCCGATGACATCACGAGAGCCTACCTGAGGGCACAGGGAAGAGAGGAGGACTGGATAGAACTACTGCCTGACCCTGATGCCCAGTACGACGAAGTGATAGAACTGGACCTTTCTTCCCTTGAGCCTCTCATAGCTTGTCCTCACTCTCCTGACAACGTGGTACCTGTAAGGGAGGTAGAGGGTATAAAGGTGGATCAGGTGGTCATAGGCTCCTGCACCAACTCCTCTTTTGTGGATCTTACACGTGCCGCCAAACTGTTGGAAGGTAGGAAGGTGCACCCTGATGTGGTGTTTGCTGTAGCGCCTGGTTCCAAGCAAGCCCTTGAGCTCATAACCCAAAACGGTGCCTTACTCTCTTTCCTGAAAGCGGGAGCCAGGATCCTGGAAACCGCCTGTGGACCTTGCATAGGCATGGGTTTTGCGCCACCTTCCGGTGGTGTTTCGGTGAGGAGCTTCAACAGGAACTTTGAGGGTAGATCTGGAACACCCGATGCCAAGGTATATCTGGCGTCTCCGGAAGTCTGTGTAGCCTGTGCTATAGCAGGAGAGATCATAGATCCCCGTAAGCTGGCACAGAAGGAGAAGATAACGTGGGTCAAGGTGGAGATGCCTGAGCGCTTCCCGTACGGTGATGAGGCCATTATAGAACCTCTTCCGGAAGAAGAGGCCAAGAAGGTGGAGATATACAGAGGTCCCAACATAAAACCCCTACCCCAGTTTGACCCCTTACCCGAAACCCTGGAGGCAGAAGTAAGCCTGATAGTGGGAGACAACATAACCACCGACCACATAATGCCCGCAGGAGCCAAGATACTGCCCTTAAGATCCAACATATACGCCATAAGTGAGTACGTGTATCACTATGTGGATCCTGAGTTTGTGGCAAGAGCCAAGAAGATAAGGGACGAAAAGAAGAAGTTCAGCGTGATAATAGGTGGTGAGAACTACGGACAGGGATCTTCGAGGGAACATGCTGCTCTCGCTCCAAGGTTTTTGGGTGTGAGGGTGGTTATAGCCAAGTCCTTTGCACGTATTCATCACGCCAATTTGGTAAACTTTGGAATACTTCCCCTGGAGTTTGTGGACAAAGAAGACTACAACAAGTTCTCTTTGGGAGACGAGATATACATCCCTGAGCTTTACGAGAGCCTCAATTCAGGAAAAGAACTGGTGGTGATAAACAAAACAACAGGCCACGAGATTCTCTGCAGATACAACCTTACACCTAAGCAGGTGTCGGTACTTATGGCAGGTGGTCTTCTTAACTGGATCAAGAACAAGCAGGGGGTTAAGGTATGA
- the speD gene encoding adenosylmethionine decarboxylase, with translation MAKALGLHIIADLHGVNPELIDRVEDIRHLLETAVKVAGLTKISSHYYQFQPHGATGVVLLAESHISIHTWPEHGLATVDVYTCGDPAKAYKAMDYIISHLEPSRVDKQVHERGIVEESEGYQLPQVLLRV, from the coding sequence ATGGCAAAAGCCCTCGGACTGCATATCATAGCGGACCTGCACGGTGTAAACCCTGAACTCATAGACAGGGTGGAAGACATAAGACACCTGCTGGAAACGGCGGTGAAGGTGGCCGGCCTTACCAAGATCTCCTCTCACTACTATCAGTTTCAACCTCACGGTGCCACAGGTGTGGTTCTATTGGCGGAGTCCCACATCTCCATTCACACGTGGCCAGAACACGGTCTTGCCACGGTAGACGTGTACACGTGTGGAGATCCGGCCAAGGCCTACAAAGCTATGGACTACATCATTTCCCATCTTGAACCCAGCAGGGTGGATAAACAGGTTCATGAGCGAGGAATAGTGGAAGAGTCCGAGGGTTACCAGTTGCCACAGGTTCTTCTTAGGGTATAA
- a CDS encoding fumarate hydratase produces the protein MREVRYEDIVEAVKDIALKANYCLPEDVELAFSVALEKEESELGKEVLRQILLNARTAREELMPYCQDTGVAVVFVDIGQDVHVVGGSLEDAINEGVRRAYTEGYLRASMVYDPVFSRKNTGDNTPAIIHYRVVPGDKIKLTFAPKGAGSENTSRLAMLKPADGWEGVKRFVLETVKLAGPNACPPFTVGVGIGGNFEFCALLAKRALLRPVGERSQDPVARRIEEELIEEINMLGWGPMGFGGTTTAIDVKVELYPCHIASLPVAVNIQCHASRHASVEL, from the coding sequence ATGCGAGAAGTGCGGTATGAAGATATAGTGGAGGCGGTGAAGGATATAGCGTTAAAAGCCAACTACTGTCTTCCGGAAGATGTGGAGCTGGCCTTTTCGGTAGCTCTTGAGAAAGAAGAATCGGAGCTGGGTAAGGAGGTTCTCAGACAGATCCTTCTGAACGCCAGGACAGCTCGAGAGGAACTTATGCCTTACTGTCAGGATACTGGTGTAGCGGTGGTTTTTGTGGACATAGGTCAGGATGTCCACGTAGTGGGTGGAAGCTTGGAGGATGCCATAAACGAAGGGGTGAGGAGAGCGTACACGGAGGGCTACCTCAGGGCTTCCATGGTGTACGACCCCGTTTTCTCCAGAAAGAACACGGGAGACAACACGCCTGCCATAATACACTACAGGGTGGTACCGGGAGATAAGATTAAACTGACCTTTGCTCCAAAAGGTGCAGGGTCAGAAAACACGTCACGCCTTGCTATGCTGAAGCCTGCGGATGGCTGGGAGGGTGTGAAGAGGTTTGTTTTAGAAACCGTTAAACTGGCAGGTCCCAACGCGTGTCCTCCCTTCACTGTGGGTGTGGGTATAGGTGGTAACTTTGAGTTCTGCGCCCTCCTGGCCAAGAGAGCCCTGCTGAGGCCGGTAGGTGAGAGAAGTCAGGATCCTGTGGCTCGCCGTATAGAAGAAGAGCTAATAGAGGAGATCAACATGCTGGGTTGGGGCCCAATGGGTTTCGGTGGGACCACCACCGCCATAGATGTCAAGGTGGAACTCTACCCCTGTCATATAGCTTCCCTTCCTGTGGCCGTCAACATACAGTGCCACGCGTCACGTCACGCCTCTGTAGAGCTGTGA
- the obgE gene encoding GTPase ObgE has translation MFVDRVKIWVKGGRGGDGAVAFLREKYRPFGGPAGGDGGNGGSVILVGTSRKHTLLDFKYKKHFKAKDGEHGKGKNQHGKDGEDLVLEVPLGTVVKDALTGEVICDIVEEGQRCVVAKGGRGGRGNARFATPTHQAPRYAEKGQEGEERWIILELKLIADVGLVGLPNAGKSTLISKLTRARPKIADYPFTTLSPVLGVLEIDEERRLVLADIPGLIEGASQGRGLGHEFLRHIERTRILLHLVDISDGASMDPVEAFRIVNKELGEYSEELLKKPQIVVGTKLDALSDRTKLDTLKRTFEDMGYPFLAVSAVTGEGLDQLVDTLWSVYVGTVKHVA, from the coding sequence ATGTTTGTGGATCGGGTGAAGATATGGGTAAAGGGCGGAAGAGGTGGAGATGGAGCGGTAGCCTTCCTCAGAGAAAAGTACAGACCCTTTGGAGGACCTGCCGGAGGTGATGGAGGGAACGGGGGGAGCGTGATTTTAGTGGGCACATCCAGAAAGCATACTCTCTTGGACTTTAAGTACAAGAAACATTTCAAAGCTAAAGATGGAGAACACGGTAAAGGGAAGAACCAACATGGAAAAGACGGAGAGGATCTGGTGCTAGAAGTTCCCCTTGGGACTGTAGTGAAGGATGCATTAACTGGTGAGGTGATCTGTGACATAGTGGAGGAGGGTCAGAGATGTGTGGTGGCAAAGGGAGGAAGAGGTGGTAGAGGTAACGCAAGGTTCGCTACACCCACCCATCAGGCACCCAGGTACGCAGAGAAAGGACAGGAGGGAGAAGAGCGCTGGATAATACTGGAGCTGAAACTTATAGCGGATGTAGGTCTCGTAGGGCTTCCCAACGCAGGAAAATCCACCCTAATCTCTAAACTTACGAGAGCAAGACCAAAGATAGCTGACTATCCCTTTACCACTCTGAGTCCTGTGCTAGGTGTTTTAGAGATAGACGAAGAGAGAAGACTTGTACTGGCCGACATACCTGGACTCATAGAAGGTGCCTCTCAAGGAAGAGGACTGGGACACGAGTTTTTACGCCACATAGAAAGAACGAGGATCCTCCTTCACCTTGTGGATATATCGGACGGTGCCAGTATGGATCCTGTGGAGGCTTTCAGGATAGTAAACAAAGAGCTAGGCGAGTACAGTGAGGAACTTCTCAAGAAACCACAGATAGTGGTGGGGACAAAACTGGACGCTCTCAGCGACAGGACAAAACTGGATACTTTGAAAAGAACCTTTGAAGACATGGGATATCCCTTTCTGGCTGTGTCTGCCGTTACCGGTGAGGGCCTTGATCAACTGGTGGATACCTTGTGGAGTGTGTATGTAGGAACTGTCAAACATGTTGCATAA